A single Streptomyces sp. 2114.4 DNA region contains:
- a CDS encoding cytochrome P450 translates to MTEAISYFQDRTCPYHPPAGYQPLRESGPLTHVALYDGRKIWAVTGHGEARALLSDQRLSADRQNPAFPMPVARFAAIRQVRTPLIGVDDPEHNTQRRMLIPSFSVKRVAALRPDIHRIVDGLLDRMLAQGPPAELVSAFALPVPSMVICSLLGVPYSDHEFFEDASSRLLRSRTAEEAETARTELEEYFTELIAHKEKNPGDGLLDELIEERLRSGDLAHEDLVRLAMILLVAGHETTANMISLGTFTLLEHPEQLAQLKAEEGLMPAAVEELLRFLSIADGMLRVATEDIEIGGQVIRADDGVLFPTSLINRDETAYPSPDELDLDRSARHHVAFGFGIHQCLGQNLARAEMDIALRSLFTRIPDLRLAVPAAEIPFKPGDTLQGMIELPLTW, encoded by the coding sequence GTGACCGAAGCCATCTCCTACTTTCAGGACCGCACCTGTCCCTACCACCCGCCCGCCGGCTACCAGCCGTTGCGGGAGAGCGGACCGCTGACGCATGTCGCGCTCTACGACGGCCGCAAGATATGGGCGGTAACCGGCCACGGCGAGGCACGGGCGCTGCTGAGCGACCAGCGGCTCTCCGCCGACCGGCAGAACCCCGCCTTCCCGATGCCGGTCGCGCGCTTCGCGGCGATCCGCCAGGTCAGGACCCCGCTGATCGGCGTCGACGACCCCGAGCACAACACCCAGCGCCGGATGCTGATCCCCAGCTTCAGCGTGAAGCGGGTCGCCGCGCTGCGGCCGGACATCCACCGGATCGTCGACGGACTGCTCGACCGGATGCTGGCCCAGGGCCCGCCCGCCGAGCTGGTCTCCGCGTTCGCGCTGCCGGTCCCCTCGATGGTGATCTGCTCACTGCTCGGCGTCCCGTACTCCGACCACGAGTTCTTCGAGGACGCGTCCAGCCGTCTGCTGCGCAGCCGTACGGCCGAGGAGGCGGAGACCGCCCGCACCGAGCTGGAGGAGTACTTCACCGAGCTGATCGCCCACAAGGAGAAGAACCCGGGCGACGGTCTGCTGGACGAGCTGATCGAGGAGCGGCTGCGGTCCGGCGACCTCGCCCACGAGGACCTGGTCCGGCTCGCCATGATCCTGCTGGTGGCCGGCCATGAGACCACCGCCAACATGATCTCGCTCGGCACCTTCACCCTGCTCGAACACCCCGAGCAGCTGGCACAGCTGAAGGCCGAGGAGGGCTTGATGCCCGCGGCCGTCGAGGAGCTGCTGCGGTTCCTGTCCATCGCGGACGGCATGCTGCGGGTGGCCACGGAGGACATCGAGATCGGCGGGCAGGTCATCCGCGCCGACGACGGAGTCCTGTTCCCCACCTCGCTGATCAACCGGGACGAGACCGCCTATCCGTCGCCGGACGAGCTGGACCTCGACCGCTCGGCCCGCCACCACGTGGCGTTCGGCTTCGGGATCCACCAGTGCCTGGGGCAGAACCTCGCCCGCGCCGAGATGGACATCGCGCTGCGTTCGCTGTTCACCAGGATCCCGGACCTGCGCCTCGCCGTGCCGGCCGCCGAGATTCCTTTCAAGCCGGGCGACACCCTGCAAGGAATGATCGAACTGCCGCTGACCTGGTAG
- a CDS encoding GNAT family N-acetyltransferase yields MTTNDRYLAHGPRVGIRHFTAADRDEFTALARQSTELHRPWLFPPAEDTAYDAYLHRLQEPAREGFLICDLADGRIAGYLTVNNIVYGAFRCGAIGYGAFAHAAGRGLMSEGLRLVLHHAFGEMGLHRLEVNVQPANERSIALVKRAGFRLEGFSPDFLFIDGAWRDHERWAITAEMVAGGAV; encoded by the coding sequence GTGACGACCAACGACCGCTACCTCGCACACGGCCCGCGGGTGGGCATCCGGCACTTCACCGCCGCCGACCGGGACGAGTTCACCGCGCTGGCCCGGCAGAGCACGGAACTGCACCGCCCCTGGCTCTTCCCGCCGGCCGAGGACACCGCCTACGACGCCTATCTGCACCGGCTCCAGGAGCCGGCGCGCGAGGGCTTCTTGATCTGCGATCTTGCCGACGGGCGGATCGCCGGCTACCTGACGGTCAACAACATCGTGTACGGCGCGTTCCGTTGCGGTGCGATCGGCTACGGCGCCTTTGCGCACGCCGCCGGGCGGGGGCTGATGAGCGAGGGGCTGCGGCTCGTCCTGCATCATGCCTTCGGGGAGATGGGGCTGCACCGGCTGGAGGTCAATGTCCAGCCCGCCAACGAGCGGTCGATCGCCCTGGTCAAGCGGGCCGGATTCCGGCTGGAGGGGTTCTCCCCGGACTTCCTCTTCATCGACGGCGCCTGGCGCGACCACGAGCGCTGGGCGATCACCGCCGAGATGGTCGCCGGGGGAGCCGTGTGA
- a CDS encoding DUF5107 domain-containing protein, translating into MATRVRRTTLTLPAAPLGPDNPLPALRGGRDPHRTETRDARLPADMARQIDSAPLRSILPTRMRDGYGRTRRPTGLDALVIENDRLRATVLPGLGGRVYSLHHKPTGRELLYRNPVWQPAAFALNGAWFSGGIEWNIGATGHTTLSCSPLHAARVPAPDGGEMLRLWEWERLRDLPFQVDLWLPDGSDFLHVGVRIRNPHHHMVPVYWWSNTAVPEGERTRVLAPAEEAWHFGYERCLRRVPVPGSDGIDRTYPLRSEFPADYFYEVPDGARPWITSLDADGRGLVQTSTDTLRGRKLFLWGAGRAGRRWQQWLTEPGTGGYAEIQAGLARTQLEQVPLDAGAEFAWLEAYGPLEADAATVHGTNWDTARHEVAARLEAALPRADVDAAYAAWLPYADQEPKESLATGSGWGALEAARAGLELPGTPFDAAALGPEQEPWLTLLRTGDLPAGRPVPGPALVGPAWRDLLESAPSGAATEYHLGLAQWHAGDRAQAVRSWERALGHGAGALPLYCLAVAEAEAGETGRAADRSLQACDEAARAAAEPGPGARDWRPVRSALVREAVPVLLAAGRTDEAARLLAALPQPDPADGRFRLLTAQVLLAQGKPAAAREIFDAGFEIATLREGEEAPADTWFAIAERLVAGGGPVTERVRAEARSRHPLPERYEYRMRPVQGGSSV; encoded by the coding sequence GTGGCCACGAGAGTGCGACGCACCACCCTGACCCTCCCCGCAGCCCCCCTCGGCCCCGACAACCCCCTTCCCGCGCTGCGCGGCGGCCGGGACCCGCACCGCACCGAGACCCGGGACGCCCGCCTGCCCGCCGACATGGCACGGCAGATCGACAGTGCGCCGCTGCGCTCGATCCTGCCGACGCGGATGCGTGACGGCTACGGCCGCACCCGCCGTCCCACCGGCCTCGACGCGCTGGTCATCGAGAACGACCGGCTGCGCGCCACCGTCCTGCCCGGCCTCGGCGGCCGGGTGTACTCCCTGCACCACAAGCCCACCGGCCGGGAACTGCTGTACCGCAATCCGGTGTGGCAACCCGCGGCCTTCGCCCTCAACGGCGCCTGGTTCTCCGGCGGCATCGAATGGAACATCGGGGCCACCGGCCACACCACCCTCTCCTGTTCCCCGCTGCACGCCGCCCGTGTCCCGGCGCCGGACGGCGGGGAGATGCTGCGGCTGTGGGAGTGGGAACGGCTGCGCGACCTGCCCTTCCAGGTGGACCTGTGGCTGCCCGACGGCTCCGACTTCCTCCATGTGGGTGTCCGGATCCGTAACCCGCACCACCACATGGTCCCCGTCTACTGGTGGTCCAACACCGCCGTCCCCGAAGGCGAGCGCACCCGTGTCCTGGCCCCCGCCGAGGAAGCCTGGCACTTCGGCTACGAACGGTGCCTGCGCCGCGTTCCGGTCCCCGGCTCCGACGGCATCGACCGGACGTATCCGCTGCGCAGCGAGTTCCCCGCCGACTACTTCTACGAGGTGCCCGACGGCGCCCGCCCCTGGATCACCTCCCTCGACGCCGACGGCCGCGGCCTGGTGCAGACCTCCACCGACACCCTGCGCGGCCGCAAGCTCTTCCTGTGGGGCGCCGGCCGGGCCGGGCGGCGCTGGCAGCAGTGGCTCACCGAGCCGGGCACCGGCGGTTACGCCGAGATCCAGGCAGGCCTGGCCCGTACGCAACTGGAGCAGGTACCGCTCGACGCCGGTGCGGAGTTCGCCTGGCTGGAGGCCTACGGGCCGCTGGAGGCCGACGCCGCGACCGTGCACGGCACCAACTGGGACACGGCCCGCCACGAGGTCGCGGCCCGGCTGGAAGCCGCCCTGCCGCGCGCGGACGTCGATGCCGCCTACGCCGCCTGGCTGCCGTACGCCGACCAGGAACCGAAGGAATCGCTGGCCACCGGCTCCGGCTGGGGCGCACTGGAGGCCGCCCGCGCGGGTCTGGAGCTGCCGGGCACGCCGTTCGACGCGGCCGCGCTGGGCCCGGAGCAGGAGCCCTGGCTCACGCTGCTCAGGACCGGGGACCTGCCGGCCGGCCGCCCGGTGCCCGGACCTGCGCTGGTCGGGCCGGCCTGGCGCGATCTGCTGGAGTCCGCCCCCTCGGGCGCGGCCACCGAATATCACCTGGGGCTCGCCCAGTGGCACGCCGGTGACCGCGCCCAGGCCGTCCGCAGCTGGGAGCGTGCGCTCGGGCACGGCGCCGGCGCCCTGCCGCTGTACTGCCTGGCCGTTGCCGAAGCGGAGGCGGGCGAGACCGGGCGCGCCGCCGACCGCTCTCTGCAGGCCTGCGATGAAGCGGCGCGGGCGGCGGCGGAGCCGGGACCGGGCGCGCGGGACTGGCGGCCGGTGCGGTCGGCCCTCGTCCGGGAGGCGGTGCCCGTGCTGCTCGCGGCCGGCCGTACCGACGAGGCGGCGCGGCTGCTGGCGGCCCTGCCGCAGCCCGATCCGGCCGACGGCCGCTTCCGGTTGCTGACCGCGCAGGTGCTGCTCGCCCAGGGGAAGCCGGCCGCGGCCCGGGAGATCTTCGACGCCGGCTTCGAGATCGCCACGCTGCGGGAGGGCGAGGAGGCGCCGGCCGATACCTGGTTCGCCATCGCCGAGCGGCTGGTCGCGGGCGGCGGGCCGGTCACCGAACGGGTCCGCGCCGAGGCCCGTTCCCGGCATCCGCTCCCGGAGCGGTACGAGTACCGGATGCGGCCGGTGCAGGGCGGGTCGTCGGTGTAG
- a CDS encoding ferredoxin, whose product MRITIDTDRCIGAGQCALTAPGVFTQDDDGFSALLPGREDGAGDPLVREAARACPVQAISVTDD is encoded by the coding sequence ATGCGGATCACCATCGACACCGACCGCTGTATCGGCGCCGGCCAGTGCGCCCTGACCGCGCCGGGAGTCTTCACCCAGGACGACGACGGTTTCAGCGCCCTGCTGCCCGGCCGTGAGGACGGCGCGGGCGACCCGCTGGTACGCGAGGCCGCCCGCGCCTGCCCGGTGCAGGCCATCTCGGTCACGGACGACTGA
- a CDS encoding prolyl oligopeptidase family serine peptidase, with protein sequence MVTTAPYGGWTSPIDARAVAAHDGRPAFVGVVGDEVWWTEPRPAEGGRRALVRRRPDGTEESVLPAPWNVRSRVLEYGGQPWAGTVTEHGPLVVFSNFADQRLYVCTPDGGDAPRPLTPLSGIGGGLRWVDPVLRPELGEVWCVLEEFTGDRPTEVRRVIAAVPLDGAAAENRSRVRELSDDRHRFVTGPRISPNGRRAAWITWDHPLMPWEGTLVRVARVTGKGEFEDVRTLVGDLGTGAPGGGAAGESVAQIEWTADGSLLFVSDRSGWWELQRIDPDGGAEPGVGEEPGNGEGDGAVALCPSRQEEFGGPLWNVGQRWFLPLENGTVAVIHGRGSTTLGILDPVTGELVDSAGPWTEWAPTLAVQGSRVLGIAAGPHSSYEIVELDTCTGRTRVIACRHADVLDPAYYPRPRSRTFTGPDGRDIHAHIYPPHNPDHRAPDGELPPFVVWAHGGPTGHAPMVLDLEIAYFTSRGIGIAEVNYGGSTGYGREYRERLRGQWGVVDVEDCAAVARALADEGTADRARLAIRGGSAGGWTTAASLTATDLYACGTISYPILDLTAWATDETHDFESQYLESLVGPLAEVPDRYRDRSPLHRADRIAAPFLLLQGLDDVICPPVQCERFLAAVAGRGTPHAYLAFAGEGHGFRRAETIVRAVEAELSLYSQTFGLARSDVPVLELRG encoded by the coding sequence ATGGTGACCACGGCTCCGTACGGCGGCTGGACGTCCCCGATAGACGCCCGGGCGGTCGCCGCGCACGACGGCCGGCCGGCCTTCGTCGGCGTGGTCGGCGACGAGGTGTGGTGGACGGAGCCGCGGCCCGCGGAGGGCGGCCGGCGGGCGCTGGTCCGCCGGCGGCCGGACGGCACCGAGGAGTCGGTGCTGCCCGCGCCCTGGAACGTCCGCAGCCGGGTGCTGGAGTACGGCGGCCAGCCCTGGGCCGGCACGGTCACCGAGCACGGACCGCTCGTCGTCTTCAGCAACTTCGCCGACCAGCGGCTGTACGTCTGCACACCGGACGGCGGCGACGCCCCGCGCCCGCTCACCCCGCTCTCCGGCATCGGTGGCGGACTGCGCTGGGTCGATCCCGTGCTGCGCCCGGAGCTCGGCGAGGTGTGGTGCGTCCTGGAGGAGTTCACGGGCGACCGGCCGACCGAGGTGCGCCGGGTGATCGCGGCCGTGCCGCTCGATGGTGCCGCCGCCGAAAACCGCTCCCGCGTACGGGAGTTGAGCGATGACCGGCACCGCTTCGTGACCGGCCCGCGGATCTCCCCCAACGGGCGGCGGGCCGCATGGATCACCTGGGACCACCCCCTGATGCCCTGGGAGGGCACGCTGGTGAGGGTGGCCCGGGTCACCGGCAAGGGCGAGTTCGAGGACGTCCGGACGCTCGTCGGCGACCTCGGCACCGGCGCGCCGGGCGGCGGTGCGGCCGGGGAGTCCGTCGCGCAGATCGAGTGGACGGCGGACGGCTCGCTGCTCTTCGTCTCGGACCGCAGCGGCTGGTGGGAGCTGCAGCGCATCGATCCCGACGGCGGCGCGGAGCCTGGTGTGGGGGAGGAGCCGGGGAACGGGGAGGGCGACGGGGCGGTGGCCCTGTGCCCCTCGCGGCAGGAGGAGTTCGGCGGGCCGCTGTGGAATGTCGGGCAACGCTGGTTCCTGCCCCTGGAGAACGGCACCGTCGCGGTGATCCACGGCCGCGGCTCCACCACCCTGGGCATCCTCGACCCGGTGACCGGGGAACTCGTCGACTCCGCCGGTCCGTGGACGGAGTGGGCGCCCACCCTCGCCGTACAGGGCAGCCGCGTCCTCGGCATCGCCGCGGGCCCGCACAGCTCGTACGAGATCGTCGAGCTGGACACCTGCACCGGACGCACCCGGGTGATCGCCTGCCGGCACGCCGACGTCCTGGACCCGGCCTACTACCCGCGGCCGCGGAGCCGTACCTTCACCGGCCCCGACGGCCGGGACATCCACGCCCACATCTATCCGCCGCACAACCCCGACCACCGGGCGCCCGACGGCGAGTTGCCGCCCTTCGTGGTGTGGGCACACGGCGGCCCCACCGGCCACGCCCCGATGGTGCTCGACCTGGAGATCGCCTACTTCACCTCCCGGGGCATCGGCATCGCCGAGGTCAACTACGGCGGGTCGACGGGCTACGGCCGGGAGTACCGCGAGCGGCTGCGCGGCCAGTGGGGCGTGGTGGACGTCGAGGACTGCGCCGCCGTGGCCCGGGCGCTCGCCGACGAAGGCACCGCCGACCGTGCGCGGCTGGCCATCCGCGGCGGCAGCGCCGGCGGCTGGACCACCGCCGCCTCCCTGACCGCCACCGACCTCTACGCCTGCGGCACCATCAGCTATCCGATTCTGGACCTGACCGCCTGGGCCACCGACGAGACCCACGACTTCGAATCGCAGTATCTGGAGTCGCTGGTCGGTCCCCTCGCGGAGGTGCCCGACCGCTACCGCGACCGCTCGCCGCTGCACCGCGCGGACCGTATCGCCGCGCCGTTCCTGCTGCTCCAGGGCCTGGACGATGTGATCTGCCCGCCCGTGCAGTGCGAACGGTTCCTCGCCGCGGTCGCCGGGCGCGGTACCCCGCACGCCTATCTGGCCTTTGCCGGGGAGGGGCACGGCTTCCGCCGGGCGGAGACCATCGTGCGCGCCGTGGAGGCCGAACTCTCCCTGTATTCACAGACCTTCGGCCTCGCCCGGAGCGATGTCCCGGTGCTGGAGCTGCGCGGATGA
- a CDS encoding LD-carboxypeptidase, with the protein MTAAERVRAPRLRPGDRVAVVAPSGPLTPERLDRGLDVLRGWDLDPVAAPHARDTHPTLRYLAAADEERARDLQEAWCDPAVKAVFAARGGYGAQRMVDLLDWDAVRAAAPKPLVGFSDVTVLHEAFAVRAGVSTLHGPAVAGEVFLKDDATREHLRRTLFAPETVRTLASPTARPLVPGRARGVTLGGCLTMLATEVGTPRARRGAAGGLLLLEDIGEPPYRLDRALTQLLRAGWLDGVAGIVLGSWAGCGPYDRVREVLRDRLGGLGVPVAEEFGFGHGDSALTLPLGVPAELDATAGTLLFERPATV; encoded by the coding sequence ATGACCGCGGCGGAGCGGGTACGTGCGCCACGGCTGCGGCCCGGCGACCGGGTGGCGGTGGTGGCACCCAGCGGCCCCCTCACCCCGGAGCGGCTGGACCGCGGGCTGGACGTACTGCGGGGCTGGGACCTCGACCCGGTCGCGGCCCCCCACGCCAGGGACACCCACCCGACGCTGCGCTATCTGGCCGCGGCCGACGAGGAACGGGCCCGCGACCTGCAGGAGGCGTGGTGCGACCCCGCCGTCAAGGCCGTGTTCGCGGCGCGGGGCGGCTACGGCGCCCAGCGGATGGTCGATCTGCTGGACTGGGACGCCGTCCGGGCCGCGGCCCCCAAACCGCTGGTCGGCTTCAGCGATGTGACGGTGCTGCACGAGGCGTTCGCGGTGCGCGCCGGGGTGTCCACCCTGCACGGACCGGCCGTGGCGGGGGAGGTCTTCCTCAAGGACGACGCCACCCGCGAGCATCTGCGGCGCACGCTGTTCGCACCCGAGACCGTCCGGACCCTGGCGTCGCCGACCGCCCGGCCCCTGGTGCCCGGGCGGGCCCGCGGCGTCACCCTCGGCGGCTGTCTGACCATGCTCGCCACCGAGGTGGGCACCCCGCGGGCCAGGCGCGGCGCGGCGGGCGGCCTCCTGCTGCTGGAGGACATCGGGGAGCCGCCGTACCGCCTCGACCGGGCGCTCACCCAACTCCTGCGCGCGGGCTGGCTGGACGGCGTCGCCGGGATCGTGCTCGGGTCCTGGGCCGGCTGCGGTCCCTACGACCGGGTGCGGGAGGTGCTGAGGGACCGGCTGGGCGGCCTCGGGGTGCCGGTGGCCGAGGAGTTCGGCTTCGGGCACGGCGACAGTGCGCTGACCCTGCCGCTGGGCGTCCCCGCCGAGCTGGACGCGACGGCCGGCACGCTGCTCTTCGAGCGGCCGGCGACCGTCTGA